The stretch of DNA GTGGCGCAGGATGTCGAGGCCGTCCTTGCTGCTGATCTCGACCGGCTCGACCTCGTCGCCGTCCTGCACCTCGTACGCGAGGTCCTTGAGCGCGCCCGCGACCCGCGCGGCGATGATCGAGCGGTCGTCGGCGAACAGATCGGCGGCCGTAGTGCCCGTGGTCACCACGCGCTCTTCCCGATCGGGTTCGCGGCTGATGATTACCCGGACGTCCGTCACCGGTCTCTCCTGACGTGTGGATCAGTGTGGTGCAGCACAGCGCTGCGCTGACGATGGTACCGAGAGCCGCGACCGAGCCGTGCACCCATTACCGCAGTGCCGTCCGTGATCGAGTGGCCACGCTGCGCGACCGGAGCTCTGCGCGGGGGTTGAGGGGGCGTCAACTGCGGTATCAACCAGGCGGAAAGCCGCCGTGCGCGGCGCACCGCTGGTCCTCGGCAGTGCGCCGCGCGCCGCGCTTCGGCAGTCGAGGGTTGGGGGGCGGTCATGACACCCAGGCGCGAATCCCTGGCACGGTACGGATCCCCCCACTGGTACGAGGCCCCGCTCGCCTCCTTCGACACCGAGACCACCGGCGTGGACGTGGAGCACGACCGGATCGTCTCCGCCTCCCTGGTGCTCCAGGCCGCGCCCGGCGCGCCCGCCGAGACGCTGAGCTGGCTGACCGACCCGGGGGTGCCGATCCCGGAGAGCGCCCGGGCGGTGCACGGGATCAGCGACGCGCAGGTGCGGGCGCACGGCCGGCCGCCCCGCACGGTGGTGGCGGAGATCGCCCGTGCGCTGGCCGAGCAGGCCCGGGCCGGGGTGCCGCTGGTGGTGATGAACGCCCCGTACGACCTGACCCTGCTGGACCGTGAGCTGCGCCGGCACCGGGCGGTCTCGCTGGCCGAGCTGTTGGACGGCGCCGAGCTGCTGGTGCTGGACCCGTGGGTGCTGGACCGGCACGTGGACCGGCACCGGCCGGGCCGCCGCACCCTCGGCGACCTCTGCGCGCACTACGGGGTGGAGCTGACCGGCGCGCACGACGCCACCGCCGACGCGGTGGCCGCCCTGGAGCTGACCCGGACGCTGGGCGCCCGCCACCCCGAGCAGCTGGGCCGGCTCTCCCCCACCGAGCTGCAACTGCGGCAGACCGTCTGGCACGCGGCGCAGCGCCGGGCCCCGCTGAGCCGGCCGGACCGCCCGGAGCGGGCGGACTTCGACTGGCCGTTGCGGCACGTGGCCTGAGGGGCACTCCGGAATGCAGTGAGGCCCTGACCGGACTACCGGTCAGGGCCTCACTGTTGCTCGGTGGGCGATACTGGGATCGAACCAGTGACCCCTTCGGTGTGAACGAAGTGCTCTCCCGCTGAGCTAATCGCCCGGGCAACGAGATGAACATTAGCACCACTTGGCAGGTGGTGCGCAACTCGGTTCCGTCCGGCCCGCCGTGGCGGGTGCCCCGAGGGCCTTGCGGGGCAGCACAAGTGATTGCCAATCAACTGTGCGAAGACCCC from Kitasatospora sp. MMS16-BH015 encodes:
- a CDS encoding exonuclease domain-containing protein; its protein translation is MTPRRESLARYGSPHWYEAPLASFDTETTGVDVEHDRIVSASLVLQAAPGAPAETLSWLTDPGVPIPESARAVHGISDAQVRAHGRPPRTVVAEIARALAEQARAGVPLVVMNAPYDLTLLDRELRRHRAVSLAELLDGAELLVLDPWVLDRHVDRHRPGRRTLGDLCAHYGVELTGAHDATADAVAALELTRTLGARHPEQLGRLSPTELQLRQTVWHAAQRRAPLSRPDRPERADFDWPLRHVA